A segment of the Brienomyrus brachyistius isolate T26 chromosome 13, BBRACH_0.4, whole genome shotgun sequence genome:
TTCACTACTGAGCGGCACAGACTCCTTATTGGTTTTTGCCTGGAAtcaataaaacaacaaaaatcgttacatgttttttttttttcgtaagaGACACAATATTTGACAAAAAAATATTGCGTTTTCTTCCAGAATCtaattttctgtgatttttaaaaGCAGATGCATGGACACAACCGTTAAGTGTTAAGTGTGTGTGCCAGGGACGAATCCCTAACTTTTTTTTGCTGTTCTTTTTTCTCACCCCCTATTTGAATCGGAGAAAGCCTCCTCCCCCGGTCGCCTGAGAGACAGCTTTATAGCTCGCTTTCGTACTTGGCCCTAGTGAGGCAGCGGAACCTGGAGAGCTGAAGATGGCCTGCGCGCGGCTCCTGATTTCGCTCGTGTTGCTAGTCGCTCTCCGGCGCGCGGCCGGCTTCTGGCTCCTTAACGTCATCTTCCCGCCGAACGCCAAGCCCCAGCACGTGCCCAGCAACAGCACCCCACCTCTGATTTTGGGTGAGttgcgaggggggggggataatgctAACAAAAACGGTCAGTGTGTAACTGTACCTATGTCAACTGCTGGGATTATTAAGTGCTGCAAACATCTGGTGTATGTTTTATTACCTAGTAAATAGTCTGTCGGTTTTGctaactaccccaacacttttgatgcagctaattttagttTTATAATGGAATTATGTAGATttactgtaacatttcttccgtGAGCATAACAGTCAGAATGCCGGAGTGTCATGCCTTGATGATTGCATGCTGTAACAATAATTAGGAATGTAGTACCTCGCAGGGAGTGCAATGGTTGACATTAGCTGGCTTTTCATTTTTTGTTGCTGTTAGAAAATGCTTCTGATTATGGTACAGTAGATATTAAATATGGTTACTTTTGGGTCCATTTCCCTTCTCGGCTTCCATCTCCTGCACTGCTTCTTCTCGAAGGAGGCACACTGTATGCATgccaaatgaaaactttttaaaACCAAATAATAGTTACTGGTAGCGTCCACCACATCTGTGCCTGTTTTTTGCATGTCCTAGTGAAATAGCCGGTGTGCTGTAATGCTGACAGAAAAGAGCAAAAGAAAAAGAAGTTAGCAGGAGATAGGAGAGGTATTCTGAGTAAATTATAGCCACAGGTCAAACACTTCACGACTGTTTCACAACCATTTCGGATAGCAAAAGCATTGACTGCACCCACATGTGCAGGACAATCTGGACTTTATCCGATCAACTTTCTGTAGAAAAGATCACACTGACAAGACTGAATTCACCCACGTGCATTGAAGTGCatggcaaaaaaagaaaacacatacTTTAAGGCATCCTTTTCAAATATGACAGTGCCAGGGAACTTGGGAAACCAGCTGGAGGCCAAGATTGACAAACCCCACCTGGTGCACTGGATGTGTTACAAGAAGACGGACCACTTCTTCACCATTTGGATTGACCTCAACATGTTCATGCCTGTTGGTGTCGATTGCTGGATTGACAACATCAGGTCCGTAAGCGTCTGTTCCCTTGTGAGCTTCTTTTATTTCCTCCCTGAATCTgaaagttagggttagggttgttcTACTTTCATACAGCAGTGATAATTAACTCAAAATAACCAAACATTTTCTTATGTTAAAACATCACCTCAGTCCAGAGACAGAGTGGGAGAAACCATTTtatttcaaattattttaaaatatgatgCCTGTCACCTCATCTCTTACACTCTTTTGTTTTGTTGCCTCCATTTAAGCCCCACCTTCTTCTGTCTTCGTTTTGCTTCTTGGCTGGGCTGTGCTCCTGGAGTTCCATGTCTGCTTATAACCTCCTTCTCCATGCAGGATTGTGTATAACCGAACAACACGCAAGACCTCCAATTCTCCAGGGGTGGAGGTGAAGGTGCCAGGGTTTGGGCAGACATTTCCAGTGGAGTTCCTGGACACCAACAAACTCACAGGTATGTTATGGTTCTGTCCTTATTACACTCACCTGTAAACCTTTGTCATTCTCATCATAATGCGGTTTAATTTCCTCCCTCTGTCCAGGGTATTTTCACACTATGGTACAGCACTTGGTGAACGCAGGGTATGTTCGCAATGAGACCATCCGAGGAGCACCTTACGACTGGAGGATTGCCCCCAGTAAGTACCTCCCATCAAGCACTGCAGATGCATTCTGCCCGGTGTGCAGCTGTGGTGACAGTGCTTTTGTCTCTCAGATGAGCAGGAGAAGTACTTCGGACGGCTTAAGGCCATGGTGGAGGATATGTATGAAGAGTACCAACAGCCGGTTCACCTGCTTGGGCACAGCATGGGATGTAACTACAtcctgtactttctgaaccgtCAGTCCCAGGCCTGGAAGGACCGCTACATCCAGAGCTTCATAGCGCTGGGTGCGCCCTGGGGAGGGGCAGTCAAATGTCTCAGGGTGCTGGCATCAGGTGGGTCATACACCTACAGCAAAGCATTATGACATAATTATGATTAGGTAAGTTAAGTAAAGTCAGGCTGGTTAAACATGGCACATGCAAAACAAACAGAAGCATTTGCcttttttaaatacacaaatCAAACAATGTGTTTGACTTAAAACTGTAACGTTTTTCACTAATGAAAATGTagataaacatttttttagaaaatgtaatgtttttatttaaaaaacacatGCAATAGCTTTACACAGCCTTTATACATGATAATCTTGCAAGAACTAGGTGAGTTTCTGGCCTAATCATGCTTTGTGGCTGTTTGTCTAGTTATTCTTGTCAGATAAGAGCAGCCTGGTTAAATAGCAGTGCACCAGTCCTTCGCTCTGTGGCACACAGAAGTGGGGGCAGTTAGCTCTTTGTGTATTACGGGAGCTAATGAGTCCTCCAAAGGACAGATATCCAGCATTCATAACATGTATTTTTTTCAGTTACATAACTGAATCTCCGCCCCAGCTCCAtgcgtgtggagtctgcatgttcttcccgtgttgttg
Coding sequences within it:
- the lcat gene encoding phosphatidylcholine-sterol acyltransferase, translated to MACARLLISLVLLVALRRAAGFWLLNVIFPPNAKPQHVPSNSTPPLILVPGNLGNQLEAKIDKPHLVHWMCYKKTDHFFTIWIDLNMFMPVGVDCWIDNIRIVYNRTTRKTSNSPGVEVKVPGFGQTFPVEFLDTNKLTGYFHTMVQHLVNAGYVRNETIRGAPYDWRIAPNEQEKYFGRLKAMVEDMYEEYQQPVHLLGHSMGCNYILYFLNRQSQAWKDRYIQSFIALGAPWGGAVKCLRVLASGENDGIPFVSNIKIREEQRMTTTNPWMIPSEMAWPEDHVFISTPSFNYTVRDYKRFFHDINFEDGWYMWKDTKDLTAGLPTPGVKVYCMYGVGLPTPVTYVYDEQFPDADPVDILYDDGDDTVDSRSMSLCKRWVGQQEQPVHVIEFQGMPHLDIVFHNKVLTLIQNILEGKPWPSDQPPTPASAQFDQPPIPSPTQLDQTSSPTPNSADKEMGL